In Vanessa cardui chromosome 28, ilVanCard2.1, whole genome shotgun sequence, one genomic interval encodes:
- the LOC124541630 gene encoding uncharacterized protein LOC124541630, whose amino-acid sequence MISNCLLLLLGASLTSSAGVQVLFPELRQYSYVLKTNVSTGSPSADSYWTIDARLLLTVYDNYTRVRFKLEDYKTSLYSQSSGYSSYQSDEAAEYFKWPWDVDYQENGFISALHVTDAPVWCTNLKRAISNNFQLRKDVGSYTNEEPCLYESCLMVYAAHGDTVRKYSSYQKASVVSETSWSSVPWGGDNGRGAPENIATSERVYEFDGARLGGLSARGVFQYRVSGHVLGVTSELTLSYDTDTASPSVEKLNMSRTGLQYEAGNFDDWTTGIRTESQGELRNTTYEILLKIAKKGIDTDNIVKNASVIHNLDFIHLLNTVTRLSYASLVKLFEDLVLGTSYDLETARNIFLEVLPHGRSDACARFVKYLVVEEKEKIEDATLLSLIRKLPFNVANHSQNLLEELETFTKLGLDFPSDIRHAGILSFAVLVSKTAEARKVKQDYFDNIVVKYFRMYSDCPQYLDRMVWLQGLCSLGYTAESYIRTIYADRTRNRHERLWASLACGHENRGYAALETSLPILLDEQEDIQLRIAALHDILSSGMRESDFLFIHDFIATSSSKELQRFWYTTVKSLDSNKFFSRYRNVADYVPFVAKYVKNPDTTYWATNNYIASSGELSPWVQLMSVGAEPAPSLAALTVSSGGRRPYVASIYIIAEGVASNLFKKIYKLNSKNDNVEKLVKVLEKMKVSKLKTPEEVHIDIVVKVHDKTVFATHVNQSRFESWNENDVKKSIMEFLRFGSHINQQMAYYPVQMDVYLPTELGTPIRLQSSVVTFTSVRGNITAPVEPADMLYWKNDLHIRYQATSVTWLRAAAPLLASRHGARLQRSLVAHVPVKFKVGVEPARHRRITLTWPEPFAQRAGVAVHSRVEVETDSKRGLEVLSVTPSGGEDDSGVFFDCERKMSGAEVIEKYIMSKFITYDMLPSQQSVLNSVERFLSSSGCGLVVPPPRAAPARDEVLHVALSFRNNVDFDRMGLTLNTVLRYFKKNKDKDDEMFLKVDADTSVECVGRNVSVQAVLYVNQPLRADPDKRFWKLCYFEDDTSHAPADQDLNTHPAAYHGRAALAYRASAAPERCDAGARDSRLAVRYRGTPKYSYGNVERYVEVDVQGERLHQFDLLPGLGLGPGTPIAQLLGTLDFINTSAVIKEKDGIASVVVNKGAEIQFESDSFAWLLDSWTSMQLMKRFGVYRQCRLQESTIQTLSGSVHQLEQLQCPESLVLADCSETPSFVILRQQNGGIIMYDGEHASYSSDASARSSHTALIPTDDGVKVISNSTGVTIYRRYNETVILIPASYLPAVCGECAGDGHFNNCAI is encoded by the exons GAAAACGGCTTCATCAGCGCCCTGCACGTGACGGACGCGCCGGTGTGGTGCACCAACCTCAAGAGGGCCATCTCGAACAACTTCCAACTGAGGAAAGACGTCGGCTCCTACACCAATGAGGAG CCGTGCCTGTACGAGAGCTGCCTCATGGTGTACGCGGCGCACGGCGACACCGTCCGGAAGTACAGCTCGTACCAGAAGGCGTCCGTCGTGTCCGAAACCAGTTGGAGCTCGGTGCCGTGGGGCGGCGACAACGGCCGAGGAGCG CCAGAAAACATCGCGACGTCGGAGCGCGTGTACGAGTTCGACGGGGCGCGCCTCGGCGGGCTGAGCGCGCGCGGCGTGTTCCAGTACCGCGTCAGCGGCCACGTGCTCGGCGTCACCTCCGA GCTCACTCTCTCGTACGACACTGACACCGCGTCGCCGTCGGTGGAGAAGCTGAACATGAGCCGCACGGGCCTGCAGTACGAGGCCGGGAACTTCGACGACTGGACCACGGGCATCCGCACCGAGTCGCAGGGCGAGCTCAGGAACACGACCTACGAG atcCTTTTGAAAATAGCAAAGAAAGGAATCGACACAGACAACATCGTCAAAAACGCGTCCGTCATACACAACTTGGATTTCATTCATCTCTTGAA CACAGTAACCCGGCTGTCATACGCGTCTCTCGTGAAGCTGTTCGAGGACCTGGTGCTGGGCACGAGCTACGACTTGGAGACGGCGAGGAATATATTCCTGGAGGTCCTGCCGCACGGGAGGAGCGACGCCTGTGCTAGATTTGTCAAGTACTTGGTTGTCGAAGAAAAG GAGAAAATCGAAGATGCAACTCTTCTCTCCCTCATTCGTAAGCTGCCCTTCAACGTAGCCAACCACAGTCAGAACCTGCTCGAGGAATTGGAGACGTTCACGAAGCTCGGCCTGGACTTTCCCTCAGACATCAGGCACGCGGGAATTCTTTCGTTTGCCGTCCTCGTATCGAAGACTGCGGAAGCGAGAAAGGTCAAACAGGACTATTTTGACAATATCGTTGTCAAATACTTCAGGATGTACAGCG ACTGCCCTCAGTACTTGGACCGCATGGTGTGGCTGCAAGGGCTCTGCAGCCTGGGGTACACGGCAGAGTCGTACATCCGCACCATATACGCGGACCGGACGAGAAACAGGCACGAGAGGCTTTGGGCGTCGCTGGCTTGTGGTCACGAAAATAGAGGATATGCG GCATTAGAGACATCTTTACCAATTCTATTAGACGAGCAAGAGGACATCCAGCTTCGAATAGCGGCCTTACACGACATCCTCAGCTCTGGGATGCGGGAGAGCGACTTCCTCTTCATACACGACTTCATAGCGACCTCCAGCAGCAAGGAGCTGCAGAGGTTCTGGTATACCACCGTCAAGAGCTTGGACAGTAACAAATTCTTCAGCAGATACAGAAATGT agCCGACTACGTCCCGTTCGTTGCAAAATACGTGAAGAATCCTGACACAACTTACTGGGCCACGAATAACTATATAGCATCTAGTGGAGAGCTCAGTCCCTGGGTGCAGCTGATGAGTGTGGGGGCCGAGCCGGCGCCCAGCCTCGCCGCGCTCACTGTGTCTTCTGGAGGCAGAAGACCGTATGTGGCCTCT ATCTACATCATAGCAGAAGGCGTTGCTTCGaatttgtttaagaaaatatacaaactGAACTCCAAAAATGACAACGTGGAGAAATTAGTTAAAGTCTTGGAAAAGATGAAGGTCTCCAAATTGAAGACTCCGGAAGAA GTACACATCGACATCGTGGTGAAGGTGCACGACAAGACGGTGTTCGCGACGCACGTCAACCAGTCCAGGTTCGAAAGTTGGAACGAAAATGATG ttaaaaaatctataatggAGTTCCTTCGCTTCGGGAGTCACATCAACCAACAGATGGCGTACTACCCGGTGCAGATGGACGTGTACCTACCGACGGAACTGG GCACCCCGATCCGCCTGCAGTCGTCAGTGGTCACGTTCACGTCAGTGAGAGGGAACATCACGGCTCCCGTCGAGCCCGCCGACATGCTGTACTGGAAGAACGACCTGCACATACG GTACCAGGCGACGAGCGTGACGTGGCTGCGCGCGGCGGCGCCGCTGCTGGCGTCGCGGCACGGCGCGCGCCTGCAGCGCTCGCTCGTGGCGCACGTGCCCGTCAAGTTCAAGGTCGGCGTCGAGCCCGCGCGCCACAGGCGGATCAC TCTGACGTGGCCGGAGCCGTTCGCGCAGCGCGCCGGCGTGGCGGTACACTCCCGCGTGGAAGTCGAAACGGACTCCAAGAGGGGCCTCGAAGTCCTCTCGGTGACGCCCTCTGGAGGGGAA GACGACAGCGGCGTCTTCTTCGACTGCGAGCGGAAAATGTCCGGCGCGGAAGTTATAGAAAAGTACATCATGTCCAAGTTCATAACTTACGA CATGCTGCCGTCGCAGCAGTCGGTGCTGAACTCCGTGGAGCGCTTCCTGTCGTCGTCGGGCTGCGGGCTGGTGgtgccgccgccgcgcgccgcgcccgcccgcGACGAGGTGCTGCACGTCGCGCTCAGCTTCCGGAACAACGTCGACTTCGACAGGATGGGCCTCACCTTGAACACCGTGCTGCGATACTTCAA GAAAAACAAAGATAAGGACGACGAGATGTTCCTGAAAGTGGACGCGGACACGAGCGTGGAGTGCGTCGGCAGGAACGTGTCGGTGCAGGCCGTGCTGTACGTCAACCAGCCGCTCAGGGCCGACCCCGATAAGAGGTTTTGGAAG CTGTGCTACTTCGAGGACGACACCAGCCACGCGCCCGCCGACCAGGACCTCAACACGCACCCGGCCGCCTACCACGGCCGCGCCGCGCTCGCCTACCGCGCGTCGGCCGCGCCCGAGCGCTGCGACGCCGGCGCGCGCGACAGCCGCCTCGCCGTGCGCTACCGCGGCACGCCCAAGTACAGCTACGGGAACGTCGAGCGCTACGTCGAGGTCGACGTGCAAGGCGAGCGG CTGCACCAGTTCGACCTGCTCCCAGGGTTAGGCCTGGGTCCCGGAACACCCATCGCGCAACTTCTGGGTACTCTCGACTTCATCAACACCTCCGCAGTCATTAAG GAAAAAGACGGCATAGCGTCGGTGGTCGTCAACAAGGGCGCGGAGATCCAGTTCGAGTCGGACAGCTTCGCGTGGCTGCTCGACAGCTGGACCTCCATGCAGCTCATGAAGAGGTTCGGGGTGTACC GCCAATGTCGGCTGCAAGAGTCGACGATACAAACGTTGAGTGGGAGTGTGCACCAGCTCGAGCAGCTGCAGTGCCCTGAGAGCCTGGTGCTCGCCGACTGCTCCGAGACACCAAG CTTCGTAATATTGCGCCAACAAAATGGCGGCATCATCATGTACGACGGCGAGCACGCCTCGTACAGCAGCGACGCCTCCGCTCGCAGCTCACACACGGC GCTGATCCCAACCGACGACGGCGTGAAGGTGATCTCGAACTCGACGGGCGTGACGATCTACCGGCGGTACAACGAGACCGTGATCCTGATCCCGGCCTCGTACCTGCCCGCCGTCTGCGGGGAGTGCGCGGGGGACGGACACTTCAATAACTGTGCAATATAA